From one Agathobaculum sp. NTUH-O15-33 genomic stretch:
- a CDS encoding stage III sporulation protein AB, with protein MEMKKDEALRQALECMPPPLLTALTGSEAAGAVEEIRLRAGRPPAFKTVGGERETALEPLTPEILRDILSRAARYSVHSYQESLQNGFLTLPGGHRLGVCGTAIMEDREVRGIRQISSLNLRVARQIDTVGQDIRLTNGDRLVSTLLLSPPGAGKTTLLRELTRRVSDQGVTVAVADERSELAALSGGRPQFQIGSCTDVIEGCGKKQAAIMLLKTMSPALLVFDEITAPADVEAVSLCAHCGVAVFASAHARDVQDLSRRALYRKLLGLGLFRQAVVISVEGGERRYQTIPLKGG; from the coding sequence ATGGAAATGAAAAAGGACGAGGCCCTCCGGCAGGCGCTGGAATGCATGCCGCCGCCGCTGTTGACGGCGCTTACCGGCAGCGAGGCGGCGGGCGCGGTGGAGGAAATACGCCTGCGCGCAGGCAGGCCGCCCGCTTTTAAAACAGTTGGCGGCGAGCGGGAAACGGCGCTTGAGCCGCTCACGCCGGAGATCCTGCGCGACATCCTGTCCCGCGCCGCGCGGTATTCGGTACATAGCTATCAGGAAAGCCTGCAAAACGGATTTTTGACGCTGCCCGGCGGGCACCGGCTCGGCGTGTGCGGCACCGCGATCATGGAGGATCGCGAGGTGCGCGGCATCCGGCAAATATCCTCCTTGAACCTGCGCGTCGCCCGGCAGATCGACACGGTGGGACAGGATATTCGGCTGACAAACGGGGACAGGCTGGTATCCACTCTGCTGCTCTCGCCGCCGGGCGCGGGCAAGACCACGCTTTTGCGCGAGCTGACGCGCCGCGTGTCCGATCAGGGCGTGACGGTGGCGGTAGCGGATGAGCGCAGCGAGCTCGCCGCGCTCAGCGGGGGCCGGCCGCAGTTCCAAATCGGCTCGTGCACCGACGTGATAGAGGGATGCGGAAAAAAACAGGCGGCCATTATGCTGCTGAAAACCATGTCGCCCGCTCTTTTGGTGTTCGACGAGATCACAGCGCCTGCGGATGTGGAAGCGGTATCCCTTTGCGCGCACTGCGGCGTGGCCGTGTTTGCCAGCGCGCACGCACGGGACGTACAGGACCTATCCCGCCGCGCGCTCTACCGCAAGCTGCTCGGTCTTGGGCTGTTCCGGCAAGCGGTCGTCATTTCGGTGGAGGGCGGGGAGAGGCGCTATCAAACGATACCCTTAAAAGGAGGATGA
- the aroC gene encoding chorismate synthase produces MGSTWGNSIKISIFGESHGAGIGVTIDGFPPGVPYDEAFVLREMERRAPGRNKQSTARREADLPRVLSGMRSGKTTGTPICAVIENTNQHSGDYAALADQPRPGHADYTGFVRYKGFGDPRGGGHFSGRLTAPLVFAGALCKLWLRSEGVLVGSHIQSIAQIQDMPFDDVSVPAEQLEKLRLADYPVNNPRALTAMLAAIEDARTQQDSVGGVIECAATGLPAGLGSPMMDTVESRLSSILFAVPAVKGVEFGAGFGFAAMRGSHANDPLCEENGAVRTETNNNGGVLGGITSGMPLLVRAAIKPTPSIAAEQRTLNLRTGKVEPLSIHGRHDPCIVTRAAPVIEAACAVALADLLREAKGYA; encoded by the coding sequence ATGGGCTCCACTTGGGGAAACAGCATCAAGATCTCCATCTTCGGCGAATCGCACGGGGCCGGGATCGGCGTAACGATAGACGGGTTCCCGCCCGGCGTACCCTACGACGAAGCCTTTGTGCTGCGCGAAATGGAACGCCGCGCGCCCGGCCGCAACAAGCAGTCCACCGCGCGGCGGGAAGCCGATTTGCCCCGCGTGCTTTCGGGCATGCGAAGCGGCAAAACGACCGGCACGCCCATCTGCGCGGTGATAGAAAACACCAACCAGCATTCGGGCGACTATGCCGCGCTTGCCGACCAGCCGCGCCCCGGCCACGCCGATTATACCGGCTTTGTCCGGTACAAGGGCTTTGGCGATCCGCGCGGCGGCGGCCACTTTTCCGGGCGGCTGACCGCCCCCCTTGTTTTCGCGGGCGCGCTTTGCAAGCTGTGGCTGCGGAGCGAGGGCGTACTGGTCGGCTCGCATATCCAATCCATCGCGCAGATACAGGACATGCCGTTTGACGACGTGTCCGTGCCCGCCGAGCAGCTCGAAAAGCTGCGCCTTGCCGATTATCCGGTAAACAATCCCCGCGCGCTCACCGCCATGCTCGCCGCGATCGAGGACGCGCGTACCCAGCAGGATTCGGTCGGCGGGGTGATCGAATGCGCCGCCACCGGACTGCCCGCCGGGCTCGGCAGCCCGATGATGGACACGGTGGAAAGCCGCCTGTCCTCTATCCTATTCGCCGTGCCCGCTGTCAAGGGCGTGGAGTTCGGCGCGGGCTTCGGCTTTGCCGCCATGCGCGGCTCACACGCGAACGACCCGCTTTGCGAAGAAAACGGCGCGGTGCGCACCGAGACCAACAACAACGGCGGCGTGCTGGGCGGCATCACGAGCGGCATGCCCCTATTGGTGCGCGCCGCGATCAAGCCCACGCCGTCGATCGCCGCCGAGCAGCGCACGCTGAATCTCCGCACCGGCAAGGTGGAGCCGCTCTCCATCCACGGGCGGCACGATCCTTGCATCGTCACGCGCGCCGCGCCGGTGATCGAAGCCGCCTGCGCCGTTGCGCTGGCCGATCTATTGAGGGAGGCGAAGGGCTATGCGTGA
- the aroA gene encoding 3-phosphoshikimate 1-carboxyvinyltransferase produces MQQKPSGPLRGCITVPGDKSISHRAVMLGALASGDTRITGFLMGEDCLSTIDCFRKMGVEIEINDTEVVVHGVGLHGLSEPEGPLYTGNSGTTTRLICGILAGQPFTVTVSGDASIQKRPMGRVIGPLREMGARIHGRDDNFCPLTLYPSELYGMEYTLPVASAQLKSAILLAGLYAEGQTTVIEPTPSRDHTERMFRALGVEIETNGNVITLDPPEDLHAIDIAVPGDISSAAFFLAAGAIVPRSELTIRNVGVNPTRTGVIDVLRAMGADITESNHLDGAEPVCDLTVRHSALHGTEIGGAIIPRLIDELPVIAVAAAFAEGTTVIRDAAELKVKESNRIAAMVTELAKAGVDIEETADGMIIRGGQTVHGADFATYGDHRIAMSLAVLALAADGASRIADPEVVSISYPGFFDTLDRLGG; encoded by the coding sequence ATGCAACAGAAACCATCCGGCCCGCTGCGCGGCTGTATCACCGTGCCGGGCGATAAATCCATTTCGCACCGCGCCGTCATGCTGGGCGCGCTGGCCAGCGGCGATACCCGCATCACCGGCTTTCTGATGGGCGAGGATTGCCTTTCCACGATCGACTGCTTCCGCAAAATGGGCGTGGAGATCGAGATAAACGACACGGAGGTGGTGGTGCACGGCGTGGGCCTGCACGGCCTGTCCGAGCCGGAGGGCCCGCTCTACACCGGCAACAGCGGCACGACCACCCGGCTGATCTGCGGCATCCTCGCGGGCCAGCCGTTCACCGTGACCGTGTCGGGCGACGCCTCGATCCAGAAGCGGCCCATGGGCCGCGTGATCGGACCGCTGCGGGAAATGGGCGCGCGCATCCACGGCCGGGATGATAATTTTTGCCCGCTGACGCTTTACCCAAGCGAGCTGTACGGCATGGAATACACCCTGCCGGTCGCTTCGGCGCAGCTCAAAAGCGCCATCCTGCTCGCCGGTCTTTATGCCGAGGGGCAGACCACGGTGATCGAACCCACGCCCTCGCGCGACCATACCGAGCGCATGTTCCGCGCGCTTGGCGTGGAGATCGAAACGAACGGCAACGTCATTACCTTAGACCCACCCGAGGACCTGCACGCCATCGACATCGCGGTGCCGGGCGATATCTCCTCGGCCGCGTTTTTCCTCGCCGCAGGCGCGATCGTGCCGCGCAGCGAGCTGACCATCCGGAACGTCGGCGTCAACCCGACGCGCACGGGCGTGATCGACGTGCTGCGCGCGATGGGCGCGGATATCACGGAATCGAACCATCTGGACGGCGCGGAGCCGGTCTGCGACCTGACGGTGCGCCATAGCGCGCTGCACGGCACCGAGATCGGCGGCGCGATCATCCCCCGGCTGATCGACGAGCTGCCGGTAATCGCCGTGGCCGCCGCCTTTGCGGAGGGCACGACCGTGATTCGCGACGCGGCCGAGCTGAAGGTGAAGGAATCCAACCGCATCGCGGCCATGGTGACCGAGCTTGCAAAGGCCGGCGTCGATATCGAGGAAACGGCGGACGGCATGATTATCCGCGGCGGCCAGACCGTGCACGGCGCGGATTTTGCCACCTACGGCGACCATCGCATCGCCATGAGCCTCGCGGTGCTCGCGCTTGCGGCGGACGGCGCGAGCCGTATCGCCGATCCCGAGGTCGTCTCCATCTCCTATCCCGGCTTTTTCGATACGCTGGACCGGCTGGGAGGTTGA
- the pheA gene encoding prephenate dehydratase — protein MRDLPEIRADINGVDEQIRELFLKRMSLALEVAETKAETDDKIFKPDREAEILEKRAAGMEEELRLKYVALLQSMIRASREYQYSQTLRRAPSKFPIDAMPQALSPKTVYYQGVPGAYQELAARSLFPETEPQHVPTWEQVFQSVRDGVVDAGVVPVENTTAGTVSEVYDLLLQYDLSINRSTIKKIRHCLAAVPGASLGDVKQVCSHPHALPQCHDFIAEHGLEAIEVANTAIAAQNVAARGDKALAAICSRQAAELYGLSVLAEGINDLKHNETRFIAVSRNLTVQPEDNRIEIAFHIPNVAGSLRGVLDIFADYGVDMTEIHSRPMKDSPWCYVFYIDFTGNLNDHAVRAMLYQLYEELPYIKVIGSYRVAQTTEE, from the coding sequence ATGCGTGACCTGCCTGAAATCCGGGCCGATATCAACGGCGTGGATGAACAGATACGCGAGCTGTTTTTAAAACGCATGTCGCTCGCGCTCGAGGTAGCCGAAACCAAGGCCGAGACGGACGATAAGATCTTCAAACCCGACCGCGAGGCCGAAATACTCGAAAAGCGCGCGGCCGGTATGGAGGAGGAGCTGCGGCTCAAGTACGTGGCGCTGCTGCAAAGCATGATCCGCGCGAGCCGCGAGTACCAGTACAGCCAAACCCTGCGGCGCGCCCCCTCGAAATTCCCCATTGACGCCATGCCGCAGGCGCTTTCGCCGAAAACCGTCTATTACCAAGGCGTGCCGGGCGCGTATCAAGAACTTGCCGCCCGTTCGCTCTTCCCCGAGACCGAGCCGCAGCATGTGCCGACTTGGGAGCAGGTGTTTCAATCCGTGCGAGACGGCGTGGTGGACGCGGGCGTGGTGCCGGTCGAAAACACGACGGCGGGCACGGTCAGCGAGGTATACGACCTGCTGCTGCAATACGATCTTTCCATCAACCGCTCTACGATCAAAAAGATCCGCCATTGTTTGGCCGCCGTGCCGGGCGCTTCGCTTGGCGATGTCAAGCAGGTATGCTCGCACCCGCACGCGCTACCCCAATGCCACGATTTTATCGCCGAACACGGGCTGGAAGCCATCGAGGTGGCCAACACCGCGATCGCGGCGCAAAACGTCGCCGCGCGCGGGGACAAGGCGCTTGCCGCGATCTGCTCGCGTCAGGCGGCGGAGCTTTACGGGCTTTCCGTTCTGGCCGAGGGCATCAACGACCTCAAGCATAACGAGACCCGCTTTATCGCGGTAAGCCGCAACCTGACCGTGCAGCCGGAGGACAACCGCATCGAGATCGCCTTCCACATCCCGAACGTTGCCGGTTCGCTGCGCGGCGTGCTCGACATTTTTGCGGATTACGGCGTAGACATGACAGAGATCCATTCCCGCCCGATGAAGGACAGCCCGTGGTGCTATGTGTTTTACATCGATTTCACCGGCAACCTAAACGATCACGCGGTGCGGGCGATGCTGTACCAGCTGTATGAGGAACTCCCCTACATCAAAGTCATTGGCAGCTACCGGGTTGCCCAAACGACGGAGGAATAA
- the aroB gene encoding 3-dehydroquinate synthase, with amino-acid sequence MSYHLSLTGANGVSDIYIETGLLGRAASLCGEAFTPSRVHIVTDSAVAPLYLEALASQFSLPVSHTVIPAGEEHKRLATVETIYHDLLAAGMTRGDLIIALGGGVTGDITGFAAATFLRGVPLCQIPTTLLAQVDSSVGGKTGVDLPEGKNLAGAFYQPRLVLIDPAVLQTLPAKTLADGMAEVVKYGYIANPAILEMAARPDYQNQIEALIYECVKIKRDVVAIDEHDTGLRMILNFGHTIGHAAEKLGHYVDLTHGQAVAIGMVAAMRLSAAMGNEDLSAPLVRLLTQLGLPSELRYDREAVYGALLSDKKKFGGTVNFILVREPGRAEITPIAAETLHDYILKL; translated from the coding sequence GTGTCGTATCATTTAAGCCTGACGGGTGCGAACGGCGTATCCGATATCTATATCGAAACCGGCCTTCTGGGCCGCGCGGCGTCCCTTTGCGGCGAGGCGTTCACGCCCAGCCGCGTACATATCGTGACCGATTCGGCCGTTGCGCCGCTGTACCTTGAGGCGCTTGCCAGCCAATTTTCCCTGCCGGTATCCCATACGGTCATTCCCGCGGGCGAGGAACACAAGCGCCTTGCGACCGTGGAGACCATTTACCACGACCTGCTGGCCGCCGGTATGACGCGGGGAGATCTGATCATTGCCCTTGGCGGCGGTGTGACCGGCGATATCACGGGCTTTGCCGCCGCGACCTTTTTGCGCGGCGTGCCGCTCTGCCAGATCCCAACCACGCTTTTGGCGCAGGTCGATTCCTCGGTGGGCGGCAAAACAGGCGTTGATCTGCCCGAAGGCAAAAATCTGGCGGGCGCGTTCTACCAGCCCCGGCTGGTGCTGATCGACCCCGCCGTGCTCCAAACCCTGCCCGCGAAAACCTTGGCGGACGGCATGGCCGAGGTGGTCAAATACGGCTATATCGCAAATCCCGCGATTTTGGAGATGGCCGCGCGGCCGGACTATCAAAACCAGATCGAAGCGCTTATTTACGAGTGCGTCAAGATCAAGCGCGACGTGGTCGCGATCGACGAGCACGACACCGGCCTGCGCATGATTCTGAACTTTGGCCACACGATCGGTCACGCGGCGGAAAAGCTCGGCCATTATGTCGATCTGACGCATGGGCAGGCGGTCGCCATCGGCATGGTCGCGGCCATGCGGCTTTCCGCGGCAATGGGAAACGAGGATCTATCCGCGCCGCTCGTCCGTCTGCTCACGCAGCTCGGCCTGCCGTCCGAGCTGCGATACGACCGCGAAGCGGTCTACGGAGCGCTGCTGTCCGATAAAAAGAAGTTCGGCGGCACGGTGAACTTTATTCTCGTGCGCGAACCGGGCCGGGCGGAGATCACGCCGATCGCGGCCGAAACGCTGCACGACTATATTTTGAAACTGTAA
- a CDS encoding shikimate kinase, which translates to MLLTMEEFRAYQPKRETYALFGWPLGHTMSPELHASLFAASGREADYIAVAVPPEQLQEAFDLARQKLGGINCTIPHKKAIIPLLDDVDTAARDLHSVNTVAFRGGKAIGYNTDILGFAESLTRDKVSLSGKKVLLIGYGGAASVMAYHCAREGAVLTITGRDLEKAQVLQQQIVSAVPRAKVAVYSRRHIPRDVQIVLNSTPVGMFPKEEQAPLHYLPRKTEYVFDAIYNPPVTATMRLANPKKAKTRDGLFMLVMQAAHAQTIWTGDAFDPAACETILRRLYGKMAVKRLSEKHGKQNIVLCGFMGSGKTTIGRKLARLTGLTFIDADQYLEDKEGRKISDIFAAEGEAYFRDRETAYLKELSQKSGIVLSLGGGAVLREENVRAVKSTGLLIHLDTPYYRILKNLSYSDSRPLIAGPSGQSETTRLYHARKGTYHRVSDVSVRSPKISEVLEKVVKSI; encoded by the coding sequence ATGCTGCTTACCATGGAAGAGTTTCGCGCCTATCAGCCAAAGCGTGAGACCTACGCCCTGTTCGGCTGGCCGCTCGGCCATACCATGAGCCCGGAGCTGCACGCTTCCCTGTTCGCGGCTTCCGGGCGCGAAGCCGATTATATCGCGGTCGCCGTGCCGCCGGAGCAGCTGCAAGAGGCGTTTGATCTTGCGAGGCAAAAGCTCGGCGGTATCAACTGCACGATTCCGCACAAGAAAGCGATCATTCCCCTGCTGGACGATGTCGACACGGCCGCGCGCGACCTGCACTCGGTCAATACCGTCGCCTTCCGGGGCGGCAAGGCGATCGGCTATAATACCGATATTTTGGGCTTTGCCGAATCGCTTACGCGCGACAAAGTTTCCCTTTCGGGCAAAAAGGTGCTGCTGATCGGCTACGGCGGCGCGGCGTCCGTGATGGCGTACCACTGCGCGCGCGAGGGCGCGGTGCTCACGATCACGGGCCGCGATCTGGAAAAGGCGCAGGTGCTGCAGCAACAGATCGTTTCCGCCGTGCCCCGCGCCAAGGTGGCGGTGTACAGCCGCCGCCATATCCCGCGCGACGTGCAGATCGTTTTAAATTCCACGCCGGTCGGCATGTTTCCCAAGGAGGAGCAGGCGCCGCTGCACTACCTGCCGCGCAAGACCGAGTATGTGTTCGACGCGATCTATAACCCGCCGGTCACGGCCACCATGCGTCTGGCCAACCCGAAGAAAGCGAAAACGCGCGACGGGCTGTTCATGCTGGTCATGCAGGCGGCGCACGCGCAGACCATTTGGACGGGCGACGCCTTTGATCCCGCCGCGTGCGAGACCATCCTGCGCCGCTTATACGGCAAAATGGCGGTCAAGCGCCTTTCGGAAAAGCACGGCAAGCAGAACATCGTGCTGTGCGGCTTCATGGGCAGCGGTAAAACAACCATTGGGCGCAAGCTGGCAAGGCTGACCGGCCTGACCTTTATCGACGCCGATCAGTATTTAGAGGACAAGGAAGGCCGTAAAATCTCCGATATTTTCGCGGCCGAGGGCGAAGCCTACTTCCGCGACCGGGAGACCGCTTACCTCAAGGAACTGAGCCAGAAAAGCGGCATTGTCCTTTCGCTCGGCGGCGGCGCGGTGTTGCGCGAGGAAAACGTAAGAGCGGTTAAATCAACCGGCCTTCTCATCCACCTCGACACGCCGTATTACCGCATTTTGAAAAACCTTTCCTATTCGGATTCCCGCCCGCTGATCGCGGGTCCTTCGGGCCAATCCGAGACCACGCGCCTTTACCACGCGCGCAAGGGTACCTATCACCGCGTATCCGATGTTTCGGTACGCAGCCCCAAGATTTCCGAAGTACTCGAAAAAGTTGTTAAGAGCATTTGA
- the aroF gene encoding 3-deoxy-7-phosphoheptulonate synthase — translation MIIIMKPTATKEHVEELSRHIERMGVKANPIFGTGTTVIGLVGDTAAVDRDALLRDPQVDNIIKVQEPFKLANRKFHPDDSSVAIGGDVVVGGKKIVVMAGPCSVEGHDQIIDVARHVKADGATVLRGGAWKPRSSPYSFQGMKAEGLDLLHEASQDTGLPVVTEITNPAHIDLFMEKCDCFQVGARNMQNFELLKELGQVNKPVLLKRGFANTMEEFLMSAEYLMAGGNENVILCERGIRTYETYTRNTLDISAVPVLKRMSHLPVIVDPSHAGGIYWMVEPLAKAAVAAGADGLMIEVHNDPAHAMSDGAQSLTYDSFHETMHNLRAIAAAVGREI, via the coding sequence ATGATTATCATTATGAAACCCACCGCCACCAAGGAACATGTAGAGGAGCTGTCCCGTCACATTGAGAGGATGGGCGTAAAGGCCAACCCGATCTTTGGCACGGGCACCACCGTGATCGGCCTTGTGGGCGACACCGCCGCCGTGGACCGCGACGCGTTGCTGCGCGACCCGCAGGTGGATAACATTATAAAGGTGCAGGAGCCCTTCAAACTCGCCAACCGCAAATTCCACCCGGACGATTCCAGCGTTGCCATCGGAGGGGACGTTGTCGTGGGCGGCAAAAAGATCGTCGTCATGGCGGGTCCGTGCTCGGTAGAGGGCCACGACCAGATCATCGACGTGGCGCGCCACGTCAAGGCCGACGGCGCGACCGTGCTGCGCGGCGGCGCTTGGAAGCCCCGCTCCTCCCCGTACTCGTTCCAAGGCATGAAGGCCGAAGGCCTTGATCTGCTGCACGAAGCCAGTCAGGATACGGGTCTGCCGGTCGTGACCGAGATCACCAATCCCGCCCACATCGATCTGTTCATGGAAAAGTGCGACTGCTTTCAGGTGGGCGCGCGCAACATGCAGAACTTCGAGCTGCTCAAGGAACTGGGTCAGGTGAACAAGCCCGTACTTTTAAAGCGCGGCTTTGCCAACACCATGGAAGAATTTTTGATGAGCGCCGAATACCTGATGGCGGGCGGCAATGAAAACGTCATTCTGTGCGAGCGCGGCATCCGCACCTACGAGACCTACACCCGCAACACGCTGGACATTTCGGCGGTGCCGGTGCTCAAGCGCATGAGCCACCTGCCCGTTATCGTAGACCCGAGCCACGCGGGCGGTATTTACTGGATGGTGGAGCCGCTGGCCAAGGCCGCTGTCGCCGCCGGCGCGGACGGCCTGATGATCGAGGTGCACAACGACCCGGCGCACGCTATGTCGGACGGCGCGCAGTCGCTCACCTACGATTCGTTCCACGAAACCATGCACAACCTGCGCGCCATCGCCGCCGCTGTGGGCCGCGAGATATAA
- a CDS encoding stage III sporulation protein AB, which translates to MLRLLGAVMIFGSCAALGLSARQALGRRIAAADAMLLALSLIESEISACRATLPEIINELSENENEAVCCVFMSLQRRMREQSGLSLGYLWRQCFRETGAEVGLGREECEILGDAANFLGRYHAEEQLAGLRQVARRLTAARDAAAMDLQNKGNLYRTCGIAMGILLVLVLI; encoded by the coding sequence ATGCTGAGGCTGCTTGGAGCGGTCATGATATTCGGTTCGTGCGCGGCGCTGGGCCTGTCCGCGAGACAAGCGCTGGGCCGGCGGATCGCGGCGGCGGACGCCATGCTGCTCGCCCTTTCATTGATCGAAAGCGAAATATCGGCCTGCCGGGCGACGCTGCCCGAGATCATCAATGAGCTGTCGGAAAACGAAAACGAGGCGGTCTGCTGTGTTTTTATGAGCTTACAGCGCCGTATGCGCGAACAAAGCGGCCTGTCGCTCGGCTACCTGTGGCGGCAATGCTTCCGCGAGACCGGAGCAGAGGTCGGCCTTGGCCGGGAGGAGTGCGAGATCCTCGGCGACGCGGCCAATTTTCTGGGCCGCTACCATGCGGAGGAGCAGCTCGCGGGCTTGCGGCAGGTTGCGCGCCGCCTCACCGCCGCGCGGGACGCGGCGGCAATGGATCTGCAAAACAAGGGGAACCTGTACCGCACCTGTGGGATCGCGATGGGCAT